The following are from one region of the Corylus avellana chromosome ca1, CavTom2PMs-1.0 genome:
- the LOC132173369 gene encoding putative disease resistance RPP13-like protein 1, protein MGGIGKTTLAQLLFNDKNVQGLFDLKSWACVSEDFDVDRVTKTILQSLTSENCDGKDRNWLQVKLQENLKGKKFLVILDDLWNEKYHDWTILRAPFLVGAAGSTIIITTRNGGVSSTAGTVPAYDLQVLPKEACLSLFTQHALGANDFSAHLNLQEIGEEIVKRCNGLPLAAKTLGGLLRTKHDPHEWKDVLESKIWNIPEEKSEIIPALMLSYHHLPSHLKRCFGYCSILPKDYEFEEQQLVLLWMAEGLIQPRKGDKQIEDLGSQYFLDLLSRSFFQQSTAEKSRFVMHDLINDLAQWVAGDVCFRMEDRIESINKGKISKKVRHLSYLSDYFDGPKKFEVFSELTCLRTFMPLMLPKMMSCYLTHDVPLRLLSKLLCLRVLSLSGYCIVELPDLIGNLKHLQYLDLSYTHIRDLPESTTTLCNLQTLILENCRYLKKLPSTFSNLVNLRHLNILNADELEGMPPQIGKLTCLQTLTNLIIGKSNCFVLKELGSLLLLRGTLIISQLENATESKDARDAQLIEKPNLSALCLEWSVNLDESKDRTSELDVLNMLQPHKTLKELTIRHYGGIEFSTWLKSPSFPNMVLLRIENCRKCTSLPPVGQLPLLKDLFINGMASVKNVGHEFYGEGCSQTFRSLETLCFKDMEEWENWSPNGEFPHLRELSIKNCPKLLGTLPNHLPSLQNVVIERCEQLIVSILSFPELCKLEIEGSKGIMCKSKVDFTLLNFKSLSTILEFKCQVEGFMNVEILIIQDCEELTPLWSSDVGLLQTLPRLHNMEVRNCKKLVSLVAEEVKEQRQQQGMSYIRNDVKSLPKAVVYNNTCLERIYINRCDSLTHIAIGHLPPTLKQLEIWYCKNMVILLDEDNTKSCSNNTCLLESLRINFCPSLKSLTSSGELPATLKQLDMWHCKMLESVAKSFRHDSALESIDIWDCKNLKSLPMGMHNLTHLHHISIDSFSTLVSFPDGGLLPRNLRELWIYNCEKMQALPNCIHNITSLQELGIYNCPGIVSFPKEGLPTNLTSLQIRDCNIIESLLEWGLHKLTSLQHLEIKGGCPHLESFPEKMLPASLTSLYIRNFQNLKYLSSKGFRYLSSLQTLGIGWCEQLMSFPDDGLPPSLLDLRIVRCEKLTSFTEDGLPPSLQQLRIAKCPLLKERCKKDQGRAWVKIAHIPCVTIDGRFIYDPEPEEQDQLMSYSDLFYVFYS, encoded by the coding sequence ATGGGAGGTATAGGAAAGACAACTCTTGCCCAGCTTTTATTCAATGATAAAAATGTTCAAGGCCTTTTTGATCTAAAATCATGGGCTTGTGTTTCTGAAGATTTCGATGTTGATAGAgtcacaaaaacaattttacaatctCTAACCTCTGAGAACTGTGATGGCAAGGATCGAAATTGGTTGCAAGTCAAACTCCAGGAGAATCTAAAAGGCAAGAAGTTTCTAGTCATTCTAGATGATCTTTGGAATGAGAAATATCATGACTGGACTATCTTACGTGCTCCTTTCCTAGTAGGGGCTGCGGGAAGTACAATTATCATCACAACTCGCAATGGGGGAGTTTCATCAACCGCGGGTACCGTTCCAGCTTACGATTTGCAGGTGTTACCAAAGGAGGCTTGCTTGTCTTTATTTACCCAACATGCATTGGGGGCAAATGATTTTAGTGCACATCTAAACCTTCAAGAAATTGGTGAGGAAATCGTTAAAAGGTGTAATGGCTTGCCCTTGGCGGCTAAAACCCTTGGAGGCCTTTTACGCACTAAACATGATCCTCATGAGTGGAAGGATGTGTTGGAGAGCAAGATATGGAATATACCCgaagaaaaaagtgaaattattcCAGCTCTTATGTTGAGTTACCACCATCTACCTTCACATTTAAAGAGATGCTTTGGGTATTGTTCAATACTTCCAAAGGACTATGAATTTGAAGAGCAACAGTTGGTTCTGTTATGGATGGCAGAAGGTCTAATTCAGCCACGAAAGGGGGACAAGCAAATAGAAGATTTGGGTAGCCAGTATTTTCTCGATCTATTATCAAGGTCTTTTTTCCAACAGTCAACTGCGGAGAAATCACGATTTGTAATGCATGACCTCATCAACGATTTGGCTCAATGGGTTGCAGGAGATGTATGCTTTAGAATGGAAGATAGAATTGAGAGCATCAACAAaggaaaaatttctaaaaaagtTCGGCATTTGTCTTACCTGAGTGACTATTTTGATGGCCCTAAAAAGTTTGAGGTTTTTTCTGAACTCACGTGTCTACGTACCTTCATGCCTCTTATGCTACCTAAGATGATGAGTTGTTATTTGACTCATGATGTTCCTCTTAGATTGTTGTCAAAATTACTATGTTTAAGAGTGCTCTCTTTGAGTGGGTACTGCATCGTTGAGCTACCAGATTTAATTGGTAATCTGAAGCATCTACAGTACCTTGACCTTTCTTACACTCATATTAGAGATTTGCCCGAGTCAACAACCACTCTTTGCAATTTACAGACTTTGATATTGGAGAATTGTCGTTATCTAAAGAAATTACCATCAACATTCAGCAACCTAGTCAACTTACGACACCTCAACATTCTCAATGCAGATGAACTTGAAGGAATGCCTCCCCAAATAGGTAAATTAACTTGTCTTCAGACATTGACTAATTTAATTATTGGAAAAAGCAATTGCTTTGTGTTAAAAGAGCTAGGTTCTTTATTGCTTCTTCGAGGGACACTCATCATCTCACAGTTGGAGAATGCCACCGAATCCAAGGATGCAAGGGATGCTCAGTTAATTGAAAAGCCCAATCTTTCTGCTTTGTGTTTGGAATGGAGTGTCAATTTGGACGAGTCAAAAGATAGAACAAGTGAATTAGATGTACTTAACATGTTACAGCCTCACAAGACTTTGAAAGAGCTCACTATTAGGCACTATGGTGGTATAGAATTTTCGACTTGGTTAAAAAGTCCATCATTTCCTAATATGGTGCTCCTAAGAATTGAAAATTGTAGAAAGTGCACATCATTGCCACCAGTTGGCCAACTACCATTACTCAAAGATCTTTTCATTAATGGCATGGCTAGTGTGAAAAATGTTGGTCATGAGTTTTATGGGGAAGGCTGCTCACAGACCTTTAGATCTTTGGAAACTTTGTGTTTCAAGGATATGGAAGAATGGGAGAATTGGAGCCCTAATGGAGAGTTCCCGCATCTGCGTGAGCtttctattaaaaattgtcCCAAGCTGTTGGGGACATTACCAAACCATCTTCCTTCACTACAAAATGTTGTTATAGAAAGATGTGAGCAGTTGATAGTTTCAATTTTAAGCTTTCCAGAGCTTTGCAAACTAGAAATTGAAGGCTCAAAAGGGATTATGTGTAAAAGTAAGGTGGACTTCACCTTACTAAACTTTAAGTCTCTTTCAACAATTTTAGAATTCAAATGTCAAGTAGAAGGATTTATGAATGTAGAAATTCTGATTATTCAAGATTGTGAGGAGCTAACGCCTTTGTGGTCAAGTGATGTGGGATTACTACAAACCCTCCCTCGTCTTCATAATATGGAGGTTCGCAATTGTAAAAAACTAGTATCTCTGGTGGCAGAAGAAGTGAAAGAGCAGCGGCAACAACAGGGTATGTCATACATACGCAATGACGTGAAATCTTTACCCAAGGCAGTGGTGTACAACAACACATGTCTTGAGCGTATTTATATTAATAGATGTGATTCCCTGACGCACATTGCAATAGGCCATCTACCTCCAACTCTAAAGCAGCTAGAGATATGGTATTGCAAGAATATGGTGATTTTGCTGGACGAGGATAATACCAAGAGTTGCAGTAACAACACATGTCTTCTTGAGTCCTTGAGGATTAATTTTTGTCCATCCCTCAAATCCTTAACTTCCAGCGGAGAATTACCTGCTACACTTAAACAACTTGATATGTGGCATTGTAAAATGCTAGAGTCGGTTGCAAAAAGCTTCCGTCACGACTCAGCTCTCGAAAGCATTGATATTTGGGACTGTAAAAACTTGAAATCCTTACCCATGGGCATGCACAACCTTACCCATCTACATCATATTTCTATTGACAGTTTCTCAACTCTTGTTTCCTTCCCGGACGGTGGGTTGCTCCCTCGCAACCTCAGAGAGCTGTGGATTTACAATTGTGAGAAAATGCAGGCCCTACCCAACTGCATACACAACATCACATCTCTTCAAGAATTGGGAATATACAATTGTCCAGGCATTGTATCCTTTCCAAAAGAAGGTTTGCCCACCAACCTAACATCACTTCAAATCAGAGATTGCAACATCATTGAGTCCTTGCTTGAGTGGGGATTGCACAAGCTTACCTCTCTTCAACATCTTGAGATTAAAGGTGGATGTCCGCATCTGGAATCCTTTCCAGAGAAGATGCTGCCTGCCTCTCTAACCAGCCTCTACATCAGAAACTTCCAGAATTTGAAATACTTATCTTCCAAAGGTTTTCGATACCTCTCCTCTCTTCAAACATTGGGAATTGGTTGGTGCGAACAGCTGATGTCTTTTCCAGATGACGGTCTGCCTCCCTCACTCTTGGATCTTCGCATCGTTCGCTGTGAAAAGCTGACATCCTTTACCGAGGATGGTCTGCCTCCCTCACTCCAGCAACTTCGTATTGCAAAATGTCCTCTGCTGAAAGAACGCTGCAAGAAAGATCAAGGACGAGCATGGGTCAAGATAGCCCACATCCCTTGCGTTACAATTGATGGTAGGTTCATCTATGACCCAGAACCAGAAGAGCAGGATCAGCTTATGAGTTATTCCGACctattttatgtgttttattcGTAA
- the LOC132162194 gene encoding putative disease resistance protein At3g14460, with product MNVHNCQKLVSLVAEEVKEQPQQGMSSTRNGMESLPKAVVYNNTCLEHIFIYGCDLLTHIAVGRLPPTLEKLTVYNCKNMQILLDGDDTINCNSSNSLLEYFGICNCSSLKSLTSSGELPATLTSLEMWDCKMLESVAKSFPFNSSLETINIQRCENLKSLPTGIHNLSHLHHISIYSCSTLVSFPDGGLLPRNLRELWVLDCEKMQALPNRIHNITSLQELSIRKCPGIVSFPKEGFPTNLTSLTIRDCNIIESLLEWGLHKLTSPQRLEIDGGCPHLVSFPEMMLPASLTCLYIRNFHNLKYLSSKGFRYLSSFKTLKIGWCEKLMSFPDDGLPPSLLDLRIVCCEKLTSFTEDGLPPSLQQLHIANYPLLKERCKKDQGRAWIKIAHIHCVKIDGKFIYDPEPAEENQPMDQISLEFVFGLQ from the coding sequence ATGAATGTTCACAATTGTCAAAAACTAGTATCTTTGGTGGCAGAAGAAGTGAAAGAGCAGCCACAACAGGGTATGTCATCCACACGCAATGGCATGGAATCTTTACCCAAGGCAGTGGTGTACAACAACACGTGTCTTGagcatatttttatttatggatGTGATTTGCTGACGCACATAGCAGTAGGACGGCTACCTCCAACTCTAGAGAAGCTAACAGTATATAATTGCAAGAATATGCAGATTTTGCTGGACGGGGATGATACTATCAATTGTAATAGTAGCAATTCTCTTCTTGAGTACTTTGGTATTTGTAATTGTTCATCCCTCAAATCCTTAACATCCAGCGGAGAATTACCTGCAACACTTACAAGCCTTGAAATGTGGGATTGTAAAATGCTAGAGTCAGTGGCGAAAAGCTTCCCTTTCAACTCGTCTTTGGAAACAATTAATATTCAGCGGTGTGAAAACCTTAAATCCTTACCCACGGGCATACACAACCTTAGCCATCTACATCATATTTCTATTTACAGTTGCTCAACTCTTGTTTCCTTCCCGGACGGTGGGTTACTCCCTCGCAACCTTAGAGAGCTGTGGGTTCTCGATTGTGAGAAAATGCAAGCCCTACCCAACCGCATACACAACATCACATCTCTTCAAGAATTGAGTATAAGGAAATGTCCAGGCATTGTATCCTTTCCAAAAGAAGGTTTTCCCACCAACCTAACATCACTTACAATCAGAGATTGCAACATCATTGAGTCGTTGCTTGAGTGGGGATTGCACAAGCTTACCTCTCCTCAACGTCTTGAGATTGATGGTGGATGTCCGCATCTGGTATCCTTTCCAGAGATGATGTTGCCTGCCTCTCTAACCTGCCTCTACATCAGAAACTTTCATAATTTGAAATACTTATCTTCCAAAGGCTTTCGATACCTCTCCTCTTTTAAAACTCTGAAAATTGGTTGGTGCGAAAAGCTGATGTCCTTTCCAGATGACGGTCTGCCTCCCTCACTCTTGGATCTTCGCATCGTTTGCTGTGAAAAGCTCACATCCTTTACAGAGGATGGTCTGCCTCCCTCACTCCAGCAACTTCATATTGCAAACTATCCTCTGCTAAAAGAACGCTGCAAGAAAGATCAAGGACGAGCATGGATCAAGATAGCCCACATCCATTGCGTTAAAATTGATGGCAAGTTCATCTATGACCCAGAACCAGCAGAGGAGAATCAGCCCATGGATCAAATCTCCCTAGAGTTTGTGTTTGGTCTTCAGTAA
- the LOC132167945 gene encoding probable inactive purple acid phosphatase 1: MPTPAKDKPWYSIEQASVHFTVISTEHDWSQNSGQYEWMKKDMASVDRSKTPWLIFMGHRPMYSSSDGVFNVDENFVEEVEPLLSENKVDLVLFGHVHNYERSCSVYQNECKALPRKDKNGIDTYDHSNYSAPVHVVIGMAGFTLDKFSNYVDSWSLSRISQFGYLRGHATKKELNLEFVNSDTKKVDDSFRIIKTQGSS, translated from the exons ATGCCAACCCCAGCAAAGGATAAGCCATGGTATTCCATAGAACAAGCAAGTGTTCACTTCACAGTAATTTCTACTGAGCATGATTGGTCACAAAATTCTGGGCAG TATGAGTGGATGAAAAAGGACATGGCTTCCGTTGATCGATCAAAAACTCCTTGGTTAATTTTCATGGG GCATAGACCAATGTATTCTTCCTCAGATGGTGTCTTTAACGTTGATGAAAATTTTGTGGAGGAAGTAGAACCGTTACTCTCGGAAAACAAA GTTGATTTGGTTCTCTTTGGCCATGTCCATAATTATGAGAGATCCTGCTCGGTTTACCAAAACGAATGCAAGGCTTTGCctagaaaagataaaaatgggATAGACACATATGATCACAGCAATTATAGTGCCCCAGTGCACGTAGTTATTGGTATGGCTGGATTTACCCTGGACAAGTTCTCAAATTAT GTGGATAGCTGGAGTCTATCTAGGATTTCCCAATTTGGATATCTGAGAGGGCATGcaacaaagaaagaattaaacTTAGAG TTTGTAAATTCAGATACAAAGAAAGTTGACGATAGTTTCCGCATCATCAAAACTCAAGGTTCCTCATGA
- the LOC132173381 gene encoding putative disease resistance RPP13-like protein 1 — protein MAELFLSPLIQLLFDQLASGELLNFARRHVGLGEKLNKWKHTLEGIQAVLDDADGKQHDEKQSRAVKLWLDDLRDLAYDVEDILDEFATEALQRKLKGGDDDQASTSKLRKLIPTCCIGLTPSALKLNVSLVSKIEEISARFDEIVERKGRLKLEEAADRGRSNRRRGTLEPTSLMTDAYVFGREKDKEAILQVLLSEKRSDARDKVSVIPILGMGGIGKTTLAKLLFHDEKVQSFFELKAWACVSEDFNVVRVTKAVLKMVTTESCDDDDLNLLQVKLEKNLKGKKFLVVLDDLWNENYDDWTILRAPFLAGAPGSTIVITTRNERVSLTTRSIPEYHYRLEVLSKDACLSVFTQHALGASNFNAHPDLQESGEKIVERCKGLPLAAKTLGGLLRTKKDRNEWENVLKSKIWDIPEERSGIVPALMLSYHHLPPHLKRCFMYCSILPEDCEFKEQQLILLWMAEGLIQPPKEDTQMEDLGSEYFQDLLSRSFFQQSSTKKLRFVMHDLIKDLAQRIAGDICFRMEDEIRGGNRRRFPKKVRHSSYLGDAYDIAKRFEHFFELKCLRTFLPLPPPYGCYLTHNVPHQLLPKLLCLRALSLRGYCIVEVPDSIGDLKHLRYLDLSYTNIRGLPESTTTLCNLQTMILKKCSYLKKLPSNLGNLINLRHLNILGAIKLEGMPPQIGKLTHLRTLSNLIVGKGSCFTLRELGSLLHLRGTLIISQLENVTEPRDASDAKLIEKTDLIALCLEWSNRLDESLDRTSEFEVLNMLQPHKTLKELTIKCYGGMKFPTWLAGHSFSHMVALTIENCKMCTSLPPVGQLQSLKHLFIKGTARVKNVGHEFYGVSCSQPFESLETLCFNNMEEWENWIPNQEFRNLRKLSITNCPKLLGKLPNHFPLLENVLVRYCPRLVVSISSFPELCRLQIEGSEGVMRENKVVFNSLNSKSFSTISEFKSPIEGFILEGLTHVEKLNIENCEELTHLWSNDVGLLQSLPRLCNLKIWKPFSSAEEAKEQPKQGMPSTHNGMEFLPKEIMYNNTCIERIEISGCDSLKHFAIGQLPPTLKRLCIQNCKSMIILLDEDDANSCSTSTSLLEFLEIWKCPSLKFLTSSVELLATLKHLDVKDCGQLVSIAKSEELPATLQHFTIWSCGQLESIAKSRELPATLQHLDITYCSKLESIANSFHHNSSLEKIQIRGCENLKSLPTGIHTLSHLDTIEISCCRALVSFPDGGLLPSNLRELTIFYNDMALPNCIHNITSLQKLTISEVSSFSEEGFPANLTSLEIWYCNFTEALPEWGLHRLTSLQHLYITGGCPNVESFPAEKMLPASLTTLSPSEDSPI, from the coding sequence ATGGCAGAGCTTTTCCTTTCTCCGTTAATCCAACTGCTCTTTGACCAATTGGCGTCTGGCGAGTTGCTCAACTTTGCACGCCGACATGTGGGACTCGGAGAAAAGCTGAACAAGTGGAAGCATACGTTGGAAGGAATCCAGGCAGTCCTTGATGATGCGGATGGAAAGCAGCATGATGAGAAGCAATCCAGGGCAGTAAAACTGTGGTTGGATGATCTTAGAGACTTGGCTTACGATGTGGAGGACATACTTGATGAGTTCGCCACGGAAGCTTTGCAACGCAAATTGAAGGGAGGAGATGATGATCAGGCCAGCACAAGTAAGTTACGGAAACTCATCCCTACCTGTTGCATTGGTTTGACTCCAAGTGCTCTTAAGCTCAATGTTAGTCTGGTTTCAAAGATAGAGGAGATCTCTGCTCGATTCGATGAAATTGTCGAACGAAAAGGTCGACTGAAATTGGAAGAAGCTGCTGATCGTGGGAGATCAAACAGAAGAAGAGGGACACTGGAGCCAACCTCTTTAATGACAGATGCTTATGTTTTTGGcagggaaaaagataaagaggcTATCCTTCAAGTGTTGCTGAGTGAAAAACGCAGTGATGCTAGAGATAAAGTTTCTGTGATTCCCATTCTTGGTATGGGGGGCATAGGAAAGACAACTCTTGCCAAACTTTTATTCCATGATGAAAAAGTGCAAAGCTTTTTTGAGTTAAAAGCATGGGCTTGTGTTTCCGAAGATTTCAATGTTGTTAGAGTCACAAAAGCAGTTTTGAAAATGGTCACCACTGAAAGCTGTGACGACGATGATTTGAATTTGTTGCAAGTCAAACTAGAGAAGAATCTGAAAGGAAAAAAGTTTCTAGTCGTTTTGGATGATCTTTGGAATGAGAACTACGATGACTGGACTATCTTGCGTGCTCCTTTCCTAGCAGGGGCTCCCGGAAGTACAATTGTTATCACAACTCGTAATGAGAGAGTTTCATTAACAACACGTTCCATTCCAGAATACCATTACCGTTTGGAAGTGCTGTCAAAAGATGCATGTTTGTCTGTATTTACCCAACATGCACTGGGGGCAAGCAACTTCAATGCACATCCGGACCTCCAAGAGAGTGGTGAAAAAATCGTTGAAAGATGTAAAGGCTTGCCTTTGGCGGCAAAGACCCTCGGAGGCCTCTTGCGCACTAAAAAGGACCGTAATGAGTGGGAAAATGTACTTAAGAGCAAGATATGGGATATACCAGAGGAGAGAAGTGGAATTGTTCCCGCCCTTATGTTGAGCTACCACCATCTTCCCCCACATTTAAAAAGGTGCTTTATGTATTGTTCAATACTCCCAGAGGACTGTGAATTTAAAGAGCAGCAGTTGATTTTGTTGTGGATGGCAGAAGGTCTAATTCAACCACCGAAAGAGGATACGCAAATGGAAGATCTAGGTAGCGAGTATTTTCAAGATTTGTTGTCAAGGTCCTTTTTCCAACAATCAAGCACGAAGAAACTACGATTTGTGATGCATGACCTCATCAAAGATTTGGCTCAAAGGATTGCAGGAGATATATGCTTTAGGATGGAGGATGAAATTCGGGGTGGTAATAGAAGGAGATTTCCTAAAAAGGTTCGACACTCTTCTTACTTGGGTGACGCCTATGATATTGCTAAAAGGTTTGAGCATTTTTTTGAACTCAAATGTCTACGTACCTTCCTCCCTCTTCCACCTCCTTATGGTTGTTATTTGACTCATAATGTTCCTCATCAATTGTTGCCGAAATTACTATGTTTAAGAGCCCTCTCTTTGAGGGGGTACTGCATAGTTGAGGTACCAGATTCAATTGGCGATTTGAAACATCTACGGTACCTTGACCTTTCTTACACTAATATTAGAGGTTTGCCTGAATCAACAACCACTCTATGCAACTTACAGACAATGATTCTGAAGAAATGTTCTTATCTAAAGAAATTGCCGTCAAATTTGGGCAACCTGATCAACTTGCGCCACCTCAACATTCTCGGTGCAATTAAGCTGGAAGGAATGCCTCCTCAAATAGGTAAATTAACTCATCTCCGAACATTGTCTAATCTAATTGTGGGAAAAGGCAGCTGCTTCACTTTAAGAGAGCTAGGTTCTTTGTTGCATCTTCGCGGAACACTCATCATCTCACAATTGGAGAATGTCACTGAACCCAGGGATGCAAGCGATGCTAAGTTAATTGAAAAGACTGATCTTATTGCGTTGTGCTTGGAATGGAGTAACAGATTGGATGAGTCACTCGACAGAACAAGTGAATTTGAGGTACTCAACATGCTACAACCTCACAAGACTTTGAAAGAGCTCACTATCAAGTGTTATGGTGGTATGAAATTTCCAACTTGGTTAGCAGGTCATTCATTTTCTCATATGGTGGCTTTAACAATTGAAAATTGTAAAATGTGCACGTCATTGCCACCAGTGGGCCAACTACAATCACTCAAACACCTTTTCATTAAAGGCACGGCGAGGGTGAAGAATGTCGGTCATGAGTTTTATGGGGTTAGTTGCTCACAACCTTTTGAATCCTTGGAAACTTTGTGTTTCAACAATATGGAAGAATGGGAGAACTGGATCCCTAATCAAGAGTTTAGAAACCTGCGTAAGCTTTCCATTACAAATTGTCCCAAGTTGTTGGGGAAGTTACCTAACCATTTTCCTTTACTAGAAAATGTTTTGGTACGATACTGTCCGAGGTTGGTGGTTTCAATTTCAAGCTTTCCTGAGCTTTGCAGACTACAAATTGAAGGATCCGAAGGGGTGATGCGTGAAAATAAGGTTGTCTTCAACTCACTAAATTCCAAGTCCTTTTCAACAATTTCAGAATTCAAATCTCCAATAGAAGGGTTTATTCTCGAAGGACTAACACATGTAGAAAAACTAAATATTGAAAATTGTGAGGAGTTGACACATTTGTGGTCAAATGATGTGGGATTATTACAATCCCTCCCACGTCTTTGTAACTTGAAGATTTGGAAACCATTTTCTTCGGCAGAAGAAGCAAAAGAGCAACCAAAACAGGGTATGCCATCCACCCACAATGGCATGGAATTTTTACCCAAGGAAATCATGTACAACAACACGTGTATTGAGCGCATTGAGATTAGTGGATGTGATTCACTGAAGCACTTTGCAATAGGCCAGCTACCTCCAACACTTAAGCGGCTATGCATACAGAATTGCAAGAGTATGATAATTTTACTTGATGAGGATGATGCCAATAGTTGCAGTACTAGCACATCTCTTCTTGAGTTCTTGGAGATTTGGAAGTGTCCATCCCTCAAATTCTTAACATCTAGCGTAGAATTATTGGCAACACTTAAACACCTCGATGTTAAAGATTGTGGACAGCTGGTGTCAATAGCGAAAAGTGAAGAATTACCTGCAACACTTCAACActttacaatttggagttgtgGACAGCTGGAGTCAATAGCGAAAAGTAGAGAATTGCCTGCAACACTTCAACACCTCGATATTACCTATTGTTCAAAGCTGGAGTCAATAGCGAATAGCTTCCATCACAACTCGTCTCTTGAAAAGATTCAAATTCGTGGTTGTGAAAACCTTAAATCCTTACCCACGGGCATACACACCCTCAGCCATCTAGACACGATTGAAATTAGTTGTTGTCGAGCTCTTGTTTCCTTCCCAGACGGAGGGTTGCTCCCTAGCAACCTTAGAGAGTTAACGATTTTTTATAATGATATGGCCCTACCTAACTGCATTCACAACATCACCTCACTTCAAAAATTGACGATTAGCGAGGTATCATCCTTTTCGGAAGAGGGTTTTCCCGCCAACCTAACATCACTTGAAATCTGGTATTGCAACTTCACTGAGGCCTTGCCTGAATGGGGGCTGCACAGGCTTACCTCTCTTCAACATCTTTATATTACAGGTGGATGTCCTAATGTGGAGTCCTTTCCAGCTGAGAAGATGCTGCCTGCATCTCTTACTACCCTCTCACCATCAGAAGATTCCCCAATCTGA